The DNA sequence TCTTCGCAGAAAGTAAAATTTCTGCTGCTTCTGCGTTCCGATGGCTCCCCAGACATACCAAAAGGGCATATAGAAAAGGGCGAGAATGCCATGGAAGCGGCATTGCGCGAAACATACGAGGAAACAGGCATAAGGGCGACTCCAGACAAGTATTTTTCATTTTCCACATACTATTGGTTCGTAGACGAGGGCGAGAAGGTAAAGAAGTACATAAAAATATTCATTGCAGATGCAGATGGCGCCAGCGTACGCATATCCAAAGAGCATAGCTCTTATATCTGGGCTGATGCAGCAGAAGCCATAGAGATGTACAAATCGCACAAGTTCAACACTTCATACATCGAAGAGGCTGCAGCATATGTAGAAAAGCTTTCCATGCTTTCAGAGCTTAACTCGATATATGCCGAGCTGCCGAACGTTTCGAAGGCGTGGGACCTAAGCAGGAATTTCGTAAAAGGCGAAGGCCCTGCAAATGCAAAGATAATGGTAATCGGCCAGGCACCGGGGAACAACGAGGATAAAAGCGGAAGGCCTTTCGTCGGCAAGGCCGGGCAGCTGCTCGACCAGCTGCTGTCAGATGCAGGCATCAAGCGCCAAGAGGTTTACATAACCAGCGTAGTGCAGTTCATGCCTCCGAAAAACAGGGCACCGACAGGGCGCGAAATAGACATGTGCAAGCCATTCCTGTTTAACCAGATCTCCATAATAAAGCCAAAGCTGCTAGTGCTTCTGGGATCTGTAGCTGCGCAAACCTTATGCGGAGTTAAGGAGGTTATGAAGGAGCACGGTAATATTATAAAAGCCGCGGAAATGTCGTATTTCATAACGCTGCACCCTGCCGCTGCTGTAAGGATCCGCAAGAACCTGCCAATAATAAAAGGCGATTTCAAAAAGCTAGGCGCCTATGTAAAGAGCGAGATAGATTCAAAGCCATAAAAGCTGCCAGCACCTTAAAAAAAGGGTTGGAGCCTGCTGTAGGAAAGCAGGCTCCACTTACTGTGGGGGTGAAACAATTAGTATGTTAGTCGCCTTGCCAGCATCATATTTGTAATAAACTTTGTGACCAAGTTGGAACCTGTCTATAAGCCCCATCCTGTATAACTTATTCAGCCTTGCGCAAGCCGCATTCCTGCCTTTGTAGCCCATGCCGCGCATAACGTCATCAGCGCAGGCCATGCTGTGCGGTGCAAGCTGCAGGAATTGTATTATCCTGGCATCTATGCCAGATACTGCGAGCTGCCGTACCATCTTATCCTGCGATTTCTGCTCCTGGTTCTGCTCCTCCTCATCCACGAGGGGCTCGTTTAGCTCGTTTTCTATCCTGTCTATCTTTTGCATCATTGAGCTCAGCAGCATCGTTGTCCTTTTGTTTTCGTCAATCATATACTTGAGCAGCGAAAACATCTGGGAACCAGTGTCCGCATGCTCCTGCTCGCCTGTGGCGTGCTTTTCCAAACTCCCTTTTTCGCTGGCCTTTGTGGCAGCCAGCTCACTAAGCTGCCTCTTTATGGAAAGAAGCTCGTTCTCCAATTCCTTTTTAGAGCGCATTGGAATCACAGCCGAATCATAATATTTGCACCAATTCATGAACCTTCTGCACATGCATCAAGAGCTTTTCATATTTGATGCATGCAACAATCATGAATCAATCACAAATATTGTGAAATATAAACATATTTAAAGCTTTTCCAAATCAGAAATAAATCCGGCATTACTGGAAGTGAAGCCTAGCGCCTTCTCCTCTGCCTTCCAATATTGCGCGTGCTGCCCATTTTCCAGCTGGTCTGCTTCTTCGGCTTTTCCGGCGATTCGTTTGCCTTTTTTATGCCTGCCTCAAGATCCGACATGAGCTTGTCCGCTATAAACTTTTTGGAATAATAATCGGCCTTCAATGCCATTGCTATCTTTGCGGCATACATTCTTGCGATCTTTCCCCGTATATCGTGCCTTGCATTGCTTATCGCTGGCAGCTTGAATATCGATCCGTATTTCGGAGGCTTGCTCCCGAATTTAATGTGCTTGAACAGCGCCTTTTCTGCACCAAGAAGCTGGATTGTGCTCGATGGGAAGGTAGCCAGCCTTTCCATGGAGCCAGCCTTGGCAAGAAGCTCCGCAGCAATCTTCTCGTCTGTCAAGTATGTGGTATTTGGCATGATCCTGCCTGCCGAGGCCTTCATATAGCCCTCAAGGGCCTTGAGCGTCTGCTCTGCCTGCTTATAAAGTTTTGCGTACTCGAGAATGGTATCCTTCTCCTCGGCAGTCATGCGCCTGCCTATGCTTGAAGCGGCCTTGGCAGCTATAGACTCAGCTTTATTCCTGTCCTCAAAAATACCCTGCAGCGCTCCTGCGCCGATATCCCTTTCGGTATTGAGCACCATCACAAGGTCTGCGAGAGACTTCTGCTGCTGCAGCGGCAATTCGGGGAAATAAAGGCTGTACCATTCTGCAAGCCTCTCATAAAGCGTATTGTATACCTTCAATGTTTCGTTGTATGCGTTTATCGCCTGCATGAGCGCGTACTCCTCGCTCTCGTAATCCTTGCTTATGCGCTCTTTTGTCTTTTTTATGAGGCTTTTCCTAAGCTCTTCAAAATCATCCTCCAATTAAAACACCTGAACACAAGAAATAAATTCTGCATTACGTAACTCTTATAAAATCCAGATTATAAATCTTTTCGTTCAATAACTAAATAAAGCTACCTGAGATGCGAACTGCATCGCATGCGGTGTTTTTGAAATGGACAGAGTTTCTTTTGAGGAATTTGAGAACCTTGTAGTGAGGCGCGGCATCATAATACCATCATTCCAGCCGTACGGGGAGCTGGCAGGCTTTTATGATTATGGGCCAATCGGCATGCGCATACGCAACAGGATAGAGCATCTGTGGAGGCGCATTTTTATAGATGGCATGGGCAACCTGGAGATAAGCACTACACTAATAGCTCCGGAGCAGGTGTTTAATGCGAGCGGCCATCTAAAGAATTTTACCGACCCGATAGTGGTGTGCACAAAATGCCATACGCCATACAGGGCCGACAAGCTTATCGAGGAATTTTATGCTTCCAAGAACGAGCTTGCGCCTAAGCAGTCCAGGCCAGAGGCCCTTGACGAAATCATATCAAAGAACAAAATAAGATGCCCTAAATGCGGCGGAGAGCTTTCCAAAGTGGAGCAGTTCAACCTGATGATGGCTACAAAAGTAGGGCCATACAATGCAGTGCAGGGCTATCTAAGGCCTGAAACGGCGCAGGGCATATTCCTTGACTTTAAGCAGATATTCCGCGATGGCGGCTACAAGCTACCCATAGGCGTAGGCCAGGTCGGCAAGGCCTTCAGGAACGAGATATCGCCAAGGCGCATGCTTATACGAATGCGCGAATTCAACCAGATGGAGCTGGAGTACTTTTTTGACCCTGAAGAGAAGGACTTTGAGATAAACTTCAGGGGCGTGGACAATCGTGTTCTAGACGAGGAAATAAACATCCTTACAAAGGAGATGCAGGAGTCCGGCTCAAAAGAAGCCTACAAGCGCATGAGCATAAGGCAGTGCATTGACAAGGGCTTCATACCAAACAGGCTCTTTGCATTCCTGGTTCACGAGGAAAAAAAGTTCATGGAAGCCTTGGGCTTTGATGATAAGAGCTTCAGGTTCAGGGACCTTGTAAAAGACGAGCTGCCCCATTATTCAAGGGCCAACTTTGACCTAGAGGTGGAATTCTTCGGCTCTTACGAGGAAGTATGCGGTACTGCGTATAGGACTGATTTTGACCTTTCAAACCACGCCAAGTTTTCCGGGGAAGACATGAGCATAATAAGCAACAATAAAAAGCTCGTGCCGCATGTTGTGGAGGTAAGTTTTGGCCTTGACAGGCTATTCTGGACGCTTTCTGGGCACAGGCTTTTCAAAGACGAGAAGCGCAGCTGGTACGTGCTGGCGTTGAATGAGGCCACTGCGCCGTACGACTATGCGCTATTTCCGCTGCAAAAAGATGAAGAGATAATAAAGAAAGCAGCAAGGATACAGGAGCACCTGCTCTCCAAAGGCCTTACGGTATTCTTTGGAAGCAGTGGCAGCATAGGCAAAAGGTATGCAAAAGCCGACGAGGTAGGAATAGTGCGCGCAATAACCGTGGATTTTGACACGCTAAAGGACGATACGGTTACAATCAGGGATTCGATAGATGCAAAGCAAAGGCGCCTGGACTACAAGTTAATAAAGTAATGCTGGTCCGCATGCAATCGCAAAATCGTATAGGTCCTGTGAAATGCTTCAGCCTAAAGCATACGTTCGAAAGCGCCCAGCCCCTGACGTTCTATGCCGATTTCGACAGCGCTGCACATACTCTAATATATTCTGACAAAGGCATCCCTATAACCGTGAGGCAGGATTCCTCGGACATGCAAACAAACCTTATCGTAGATTCGATAGAGCCAACGCACGCTGTGAAAGAAGTAAGCGCGCGCTTTAGGCTTAATGACAATATGGATGCCATATACAAAAAGATAAATACTGACAGGCACATGGAAGCATCTATAAATGCATATCGCGGCATGCGCCTGACTCTAAACGACCCATGGGAAACTACCCTGTGCTTTATCATATCCCAGTTCAACAACGTAAAGCGCATAAGGCTCATAACGCGCAATATCATACATAAATTCGGGGAGCAAAAAGAATACCAAAAGTTCGGGAAAGTCTTTTCTTTTCCAACAAGCGAAAGGCTTATGCATGCTTCGGAAGCAGAGCTAATGGGTTGTGGCACTGGCTTCAGGGCAAAATACATAATAGCTGCCGCTTCATACTGCACAGAAAACTTGGATCTGAACAAGCTGCGCGGCAAAAGCTACGACAAAATAAAGTCCGAGCTGCTTGAAATAGCCGGCGTAGGCGATAAAGTTGCTGATTGCATAGCCCTAATGGGCTATGGCAGCCTGCGCGCTTTTCCTATAGATACATGGATACAGCGCACTATGGAAAAGCTGTATTTCAACGGCATGAAAACA is a window from the Candidatus Marsarchaeota archaeon genome containing:
- a CDS encoding glycine--tRNA ligase, producing MDRVSFEEFENLVVRRGIIIPSFQPYGELAGFYDYGPIGMRIRNRIEHLWRRIFIDGMGNLEISTTLIAPEQVFNASGHLKNFTDPIVVCTKCHTPYRADKLIEEFYASKNELAPKQSRPEALDEIISKNKIRCPKCGGELSKVEQFNLMMATKVGPYNAVQGYLRPETAQGIFLDFKQIFRDGGYKLPIGVGQVGKAFRNEISPRRMLIRMREFNQMELEYFFDPEEKDFEINFRGVDNRVLDEEINILTKEMQESGSKEAYKRMSIRQCIDKGFIPNRLFAFLVHEEKKFMEALGFDDKSFRFRDLVKDELPHYSRANFDLEVEFFGSYEEVCGTAYRTDFDLSNHAKFSGEDMSIISNNKKLVPHVVEVSFGLDRLFWTLSGHRLFKDEKRSWYVLALNEATAPYDYALFPLQKDEEIIKKAARIQEHLLSKGLTVFFGSSGSIGKRYAKADEVGIVRAITVDFDTLKDDTVTIRDSIDAKQRRLDYKLIK
- a CDS encoding NOP58 family protein; the encoded protein is MEDDFEELRKSLIKKTKERISKDYESEEYALMQAINAYNETLKVYNTLYERLAEWYSLYFPELPLQQQKSLADLVMVLNTERDIGAGALQGIFEDRNKAESIAAKAASSIGRRMTAEEKDTILEYAKLYKQAEQTLKALEGYMKASAGRIMPNTTYLTDEKIAAELLAKAGSMERLATFPSSTIQLLGAEKALFKHIKFGSKPPKYGSIFKLPAISNARHDIRGKIARMYAAKIAMALKADYYSKKFIADKLMSDLEAGIKKANESPEKPKKQTSWKMGSTRNIGRQRRRR
- a CDS encoding NUDIX domain-containing protein, with translation MRFEYSAGIMLYKKSSQKVKFLLLLRSDGSPDIPKGHIEKGENAMEAALRETYEETGIRATPDKYFSFSTYYWFVDEGEKVKKYIKIFIADADGASVRISKEHSSYIWADAAEAIEMYKSHKFNTSYIEEAAAYVEKLSMLSELNSIYAELPNVSKAWDLSRNFVKGEGPANAKIMVIGQAPGNNEDKSGRPFVGKAGQLLDQLLSDAGIKRQEVYITSVVQFMPPKNRAPTGREIDMCKPFLFNQISIIKPKLLVLLGSVAAQTLCGVKEVMKEHGNIIKAAEMSYFITLHPAAAVRIRKNLPIIKGDFKKLGAYVKSEIDSKP